A region of Lycium barbarum isolate Lr01 chromosome 1, ASM1917538v2, whole genome shotgun sequence DNA encodes the following proteins:
- the LOC132637684 gene encoding uncharacterized protein LOC132637684: MDRATPVRSSHTSTADLLTWSEVPPSSGNSSAVANSGSSSRSHQPSDRISKAVFGGQITDEEADSLNKRKPCSGYKLREISGSNIFSDHGEDGTSVRIIQQAANGISQISFSTEEDISPKKPTTLTEVAKQRELSGNLESESDSKVKKQLSAAKTKELGGNDIFGPPAEVPPRSLAAARSLESKESKDMGEPAPRTVRTSVRVSNPAGGQSSIMFGDEPVVKTTKKIHNQKFAELTGNDIFKGDIPPGSAEKTLSSAKLKEMSGNDIFSDGKIESRDHFGGVRKPPGGESSISLV; the protein is encoded by the exons ATGGATAGAGCAACACCTGTTCGGAGCTCACATACTTCCACCGCCGATCTGCTGACGTGGTCTGAGGTTCCTCCGTCGTCCGGCAACTCTTCTGCCGTCGCCAACTCCGGCAGTTCCTCTCGTTCTCATCAG CCTTCTGATCGAATTAGTAAGGCCGTCTTTGGTGGTCAGATCACTGATGAAGAAGCTGATAGCCTAAACAAACG GAAACCTTGTTCAGGGTATAAACTGAGGGAGATCAGTGGCAGCAATATATTTTCTGATCATGGTGAAGATGGTACATCAGTGCGCATTATTCAg CAAGCTGCAAATGGAATAAGTCAAATTTCATTCAGTACTGAAGAAGACATTTCCCCAAAGAAGCCTACCACTCTGACCGAAGTGGCAAAGCAACGTGAGTTGAGTGGAAACTTAGAAAGTGAGTCAGATAGCAAAGTCAAGAAGCAGCTATCAGCTGCAAAGACCAAGGAGCTTGGTGGAAATGATATATTTGGTCCTCCTGCAGAAGTTCCCCCTAGATCACTGGCTGCTGCACGCTCCTTGGAGTCGAAAGAAAGCAAAGACATGGGTGAACCTGCGCCACGAACTGTACGCACATCTGTTAGGGTTTCTAAT CCTGCTGGTGGGCAAAGCAGTATCATGTTTGGTGATGAACCTGTTGTCAAGACAACAAAGAAAATACATAACCAGAAGTTTGCAGAATTGACGGGCAATGACATTTTCAAGGGAGATATTCCTCCTGGATCGGCGGAGAAGACACTGAGCAGTGCTAAACTGAAAGAAATGAGTGGTAATGATATATTTTCTGATGGAAAAATTGAATCCAGGGATCACTTTGGCGGTGTGCGCAAACCACCTGGTGGAGAAAGCAGTATCTCATTAGTGTAA